The Triticum aestivum cultivar Chinese Spring chromosome 3A, IWGSC CS RefSeq v2.1, whole genome shotgun sequence genome includes a region encoding these proteins:
- the LOC123059319 gene encoding oryzain alpha chain-like: MRRVMAASPLLLLLLVSLVSTAAATSNTSESWERKRSEEETRQIFREWKAMHGTTNSSLDEEEQRAYTMFKHRLGLIDRQWHDQGYSVFSWERGRSEEETRKIFAEWKARKPVTTYSSIAHEEHRYTIFKEDLRKIDQHNAGYAIGVHNNNRCLNQFSHLTQEEFEAVCCGFWPEEPSEAKLQRIGEIQELLRQAFTRPLI; the protein is encoded by the coding sequence ATGAGGAGGGTCATGGCGGCGTCACCGCTGTTGCTGCTCTTGCTGGTGTCGCTGGTGTCGACGGCGGCCGCCACCAGCAACACATCGGAAAGctgggagaggaagaggagcgaggaggagacccggcagaTCTTCAGGGAGTGGAAGGCCATGCACGGCACGACCAACAGCTCCCTCGATGAGGAGGAGCAGCGCGCGTACACCATGTTCAAGCACAGGCTCGGCCTCATCGACCGGCAGTGGCATGACCAAGGCTACTCCGTCTTCTCctgggagagggggaggagcgaggaggaaacGCGCAAGATCTTCGCGGAGTGGAAGGCACGAAAACCAGTTACTACCTACAGCTCCATCGCCCACGAAGAGCACCGGTACACCATATTCAAGGAGGACCTGCGCAAAATCGACCAGCACAACGCTGGCTACGCCATCGGGGTCCACAATAACAACAGATGCCTCAACCAGTTTAGCCATCTCACCCAAGAGGAGTTCGAAGCCGTTTGCTGCGGGTTCTGGCCGGAGGAGCCGTCCGAGGCCAAATTACAGAGGATAGGCGAGATCCAGGAGCTGTTGCGGCAAGCATTTACCCGTCCCTTAATTTAA